One part of the Rutidosis leptorrhynchoides isolate AG116_Rl617_1_P2 chromosome 1, CSIRO_AGI_Rlap_v1, whole genome shotgun sequence genome encodes these proteins:
- the LOC139842632 gene encoding uncharacterized mitochondrial protein AtMg00810-like gives MTCCHPSRTPIETSSKLGTSSPPVANPTLYRSLAGALQYLTFTRPDIAFAGTLDHGLQLYTSSTPALTTYSDADWAGCPSTRRSTSGYCVFLGMPFTCQVPVQHQRTKHEIDIHFVRDLVIKGHVRVLHVNSRYQYADIFTKGLPAVLFDEFRSSLSVRPTPAPTAGGC, from the exons ATGACATGTTGTCACCCGAGTCGCACACCCATTGAGACCAGTTCCAAACTGGGCACATCAAGTCCTCCGGTCGCTAATCCGACTCTATATCGGAGCCTTGCTGGGGCTCTTCAGTATCTCACCTTTACTCGACCTGACATTGCTTTTGCA GGTACTTTAGACCACGGTTTACAGCTTTACACGTCCTCTACTCCAGCACTGACTACTTACTCGGATGCTGATTGGGCTGGTTGCCCCAGCACCCGTCGCTCCACATCAGGGTATTGTGTTTTCTTGGGCA TGCCGTTTACATGTCAGGTACCAGTTCAGCACCAGCGCACGAAACACGAGATTGACATACATTTTGTGCGTGATCTTGTGATTAAGGGACATGTGCGTGTTCTTCATGTTAATTCCCGCTATCAGTATGCCGACATCTTCACGAAAGGCCTTCCAGCTGTACTGTTTGATGAATTTCGATCCAGTTTGAGCGTCCGTCctactcccgctccaactgcggggggctGTTAG